DNA from Salvelinus alpinus chromosome 17, SLU_Salpinus.1, whole genome shotgun sequence:
CAAAGTGGGTACAAAAGTGGGCAGTAAGTACCTGTTGAGGCTGCAGCCATGGGTCGAGGTGGTGAAGAGGAGCTGCGGTTCGCATAGGGCGAAGCGCTCGGGGATCCACGACCAGATGTCCTTCATCTCCTTGGCGCTGACTACCTCAGAGGAGAAGGTGTCCGGGTTCAGAGCCAGCTGCACGTTCCGCCTATCGCCACGGTAACCGGCCAGGAAGGAGAAGTCTACTTTGTTAGTAACACATAAACTCCCGATTGGAGAGTCAAAGAAGTCTTTGTACAGTATGTAGGGCCATGACGTTGTGGTAATGGAAGGTTCGTGTGGTATTTTCCAAGCTTGTCTGAGCACATcatggttgttgttgttggaaaTGTACAACTCTTGACCTAAAAAGGGCCACAGCGTGAGCTGGACATTATCCAACAGCACCTAATTCAGACCTCTCAAACAAGGTGATTGGACCAGCTAATCAGTCTGGGACTTTAATTAGGCCTACTCAATTGAGTGTTGAGGAGAAGCAAACGCCTGCAGTGTTTTTAAGGTTTGACTATGGTACCGTGTATTATGTCCAGATCTTGTTTCCTGGTCACTTGTAGATTAGGATACTTTACAGAGAATATGGACAAGGTTCCTAATACAATTTATCACTAATGAGGGAGGTCAGCTCAAGTGTTAACAGGtaatgagagagagtggaaagagagagagggaggagacaccTACCTCAGGCTAACAGAGCCAAGTTCATGGGAGAATGGAGGAGCATGAGCAGTAGACGACACATGGACACGTGTGTAAAGGTGTAAATGGAAGAAGACGGCGGATGGGGGGAAAAAAATGGACAGCAAAGGAAAAAAAGAGAACAAAAAAGGTGCACAGAAACTATGAACAGAAAGGTGAGAAATGAATCGATGACAAAAAGCAAGCCAGAGCCACAACAGGAAAAAGAGCAAGCAAACTAAAAACAGAGAATCAATTAGACAATCCAAATGCTTTTAGCAGCAGGTCGTACCACCTTTATATAGCCAGGAACATTGGCCACCTCTCACTGGTGGCTAATGAGGTCATGCACAGTTTTGCAAGCGCATGCCTCTCATCCTGATTTGGTTTATGGCCTGTTGCCCTTAGAACCATGTCTAATGTTTATTTACGCTGCCATTAGCTAAGGCGCTACCATGGCATTAGCAGAAGCACTAGCATCCATTGCTTCTGACTTCCATTGATTTGAGTTGTAAACTATTCTTTTTCTTTATATGTAAATTAGACCCAATAGAACTGATGCTGTCACTAGCCCTGCTCACTCACCTCTTCTGTTTGACGGTGATGCCCTTCTGCTGCAGCGATTTCTCGTTGGTGAGCTGCAGGAGGGTGATCTCTTTGCGACTGAACAAGCGGATAGAGAAGGCCTTCTCCAGCAGCTTGTCCGGGGTGATGTAGGAGCTGATGGCTTTGACGAAAGCCTGGATCTCGGCCTTGACCCCTGCAGAGTCCTGTTTCTGTCCCTCTGATTGCTGTGTTCCATCCCTGGCCTTCTGCTTGCGGTAGAACTTGAGCAGGGCCAGGGCAACGCGGTACAACACCTTGTATCCTTCCACCAGGAAGACATCTAGGACCCTTGCCACGTGGCTGAAGGGCAGGTCACCTAGCACCCAGCGCTGCCAGTCCGAGTACACCTCCACCACGTCCTGCACTGTAGCCACTATGAGCTTGTGGGCTGCCGGGCAATACTTGTTGGCCAGGTCGCCAAAGGTCATGAAGCTGGACTCATAGGCCAGGAAGGTCTGGTCTACAAAGCGTTGGCCCGGCTCATTGCAGGCCAGCAGACGGCTGATGTGCTCGAAGCACTGGGCCTCGTTGGCACTGAAGTGCAGCAGGAGGGCTGTCATCGCGGGCAGCGCCGGGCAGTGCGAGATATCCGGGAACTGTTCCGCCAGACAGGAGATGACCCGGTGGACGGCGGTCACTGCGTCTGCCTTGAGGCAGTAGTGCGGCACAGCGCTGCCGTCCACAAAGTCTGGCAGTGGGATGGAGGACAAGGCTTTTTTACCTGTGTCGTCGCCCATGAGGTCGCGGTAGACCTCGGCGTCGGCTGTCACGGTTCGACAGGGGATTGCCTTAATGAGTTGCTGGTAGACCTGGGCACGGAGCTTGTGGTTCTTGGACCAATGGCCCTGCCTGGCCAGCTTTTTGAGCTCCACGGGGTCCTTAACGTCCAATTTGGAGGTGCCACTGCTCTTGGCCATGTCCCCCATTTGGGTCCAGTCCACAAAGCAGCCATAGTCCTCCTCAGCCATGGCTGCAGAAGCTTCTGGACTGCAGCTGAGGGGTCTGGTCTGGAATATAGCCTAGTCTAACTAGCCTTCTGTGCTCCTCACAAAAGATATGTCAAGGGTGTGTTTCTCAACCGCCCATGATGTTCACTGTAtgtgaggggtagagaggaggaaagaatgaGTTTCTGTAAAAATAACATATTGTCTTGCTTGACATTTATCTCACTGCTAAAGCACCTGCAACGACCAAGCTCCGAACTAAGCTAACTGCTCCTTTGAGTGTACCCATGTCTCTCCCCTCTGACATGACTGACTCTCAGTAATTCTATCCACTGCCTAAGACCATGAGTCAGACAGCTTATATGTTTGTGCATGTTTGGTTGTCAGTGGTTATATGCACAAACGAGTGTTTAAAAATCAGGTGGCAGTAAAGAGGAAAGCGGAAAGAGGAGTGCAAGGCAGCATACAGAAACTAGAAATTAGGACAGTAGGAAGCCTGGCAAGGGCTACAAACCATCACAGGCTACAAACCAGAGACATTGTATGACCTTCAAAAACGACCTTGCTTTTGCAAATTATTTGAACAGTTTCTATTGTAGGTTTGACGTGTGATTTTGCATCGCAGCAGAAAGTGGCCTTGGACAGTATAGACAGCATACCAGCTGTTGATATACAGATCTCTGTGAATGACATCAATCAATACTTTCAACGTGTCAACCCACGAAAACCACATGGTCCAGACGGCGTCACCAGCAAGGCACTTCAGGCACGCGCAGACCAGCTCGCATTACCGTTCCAGAAGCTGTTCCAGCTGTCACTGAACAGTGGGATAATTCCAGACTTATGGAAGAAGTCGCTGATTGTCCAAATACCTAAAAACAACAGGCCCCAAAAAATTATGATTTACACCCTGTAGCCCTGACATCTGTACCTATGTTTTGAAAAAATTATTCAAAAACTAAATTCTTTCTGGTCTCTCATCCCAATTAGACTCACCCACCGTGCCTCCAGGAGTGTTGATAAGTTACTCGTCATGCTGAACAATATCTACAAACATTCAGAAAAGGCAAATAGCCTCGTGAAAATTGTATTCATTGACTTCAGTAGCGCGTTGAACACCATTCAACCCCACCTACTGGTGATAAGCTGGTGAATTTGGGTGTCAAGCTGGTGAATTTGGGTGTCAACTCTCTACTGATCAAGTGGATTAATAGGTTCCTTGTGAACCGTACTCAACAAGTGAAGTTCAACTCCGCCATCTCTACATCTAGAACGGTGAATACGGGAGCCCCTCAAAGTTGCCTACTGTCACTGATATTGTACACAAACAATTGTCAAACCTCTGACGCAAACCACACATTTTTTTTGTACGTAGACGACACCACTGTTGTGGGTTTCCTCCACCCAGACCAAGCCTCGCTTCAAGGTTTTGACAGAGAAACGGCAAAATTCATCCAGTGGTATCAACCCACGAAAATCATATGGTCCGGACGGCGTCAGCAGCAAAGCACTTCAGGCAAGCTGTTCCAGCTGTCACTGAACAGTGGGATAGTTCCAGACTTATTGAAGAAATTCAATGACTGTGCCTTTGGAAAGATAAAGAAATTGCAACAGGATTTTTACGCAAACTGAACCATTTGAATGTCGACCGCCATATCTTAAAAATGTTCTATAAAtcttttcaacgccgataccaattattggaggaccaaaaaaagccgataccgattaatcaaccaatttttatatatatatatatatatatatatatatatatatatatatatatatatatatatatatatatatatttgtaataatgaaattacaacaatactgaatgaacacttattttaacttaatataatacataaataaaaacaatttagtatcaaataaataatgaaactttTTCAATTTGGttgaaataatgcaaaaacacagtgttggagaagaaactaaaagtgcaatatgtgccatgtaaaaaagctaacgtttaagttccttgctcagaacatgagaacatatgaaagctggtggttcctttaaacatgagtcttcaatattcccagttaagaagttttaggttgtagttattataggaattataggactctctctctctacacaatttgtattttatatacctttgactattggatgttcttataggcactatagtattgccagcctaatctcgggagttgatagccttgaagtcataaacagcgctgtgcttcaagcattgcgaagagctgctggcaaacgtaGGAAAGTGccgtttgaatgaatgcttacaagcctgctgcagcctaccaccgctcagtcagactgctctatcaaatatcaaatcatagacttaattataataaacacacataaatacgagccttaggtcattaatatggtcaaatccggaaactatcatttagaaaacaaagcgtttattctttcagtgaaatacgtaaccgttccgtattttatcgaacgggtggcaaccctaagtctaaatattactgttacattgcacaaccttcaatgttatgtcataattatgtaaaattctggcaaattaattacggtctttgctaggaagaaatggtcttcacacagttcgcaacgagccaggcggcctgaactgctgcatataccctgactctgcttgcactgaacgcaagagaagtgacacaatttccctaattaatatagcctgctaacatgaatttcttttaactaaatatgcaggtttaaaaatatatacttgtgtattgattttaagaaaggcactgatgtttatggttaggtacattggtgcaacgattgtgcttt
Protein-coding regions in this window:
- the LOC139541968 gene encoding TBC1 domain family member 24-like: MAEEDYGCFVDWTQMGDMAKSSGTSKLDVKDPVELKKLARQGHWSKNHKLRAQVYQQLIKAIPCRTVTADAEVYRDLMGDDTGKKALSSIPLPDFVDGSAVPHYCLKADAVTAVHRVISCLAEQFPDISHCPALPAMTALLLHFSANEAQCFEHISRLLACNEPGQRFVDQTFLAYESSFMTFGDLANKYCPAAHKLIVATVQDVVEVYSDWQRWVLGDLPFSHVARVLDVFLVEGYKVLYRVALALLKFYRKQKARDGTQQSEGQKQDSAGVKAEIQAFVKAISSYITPDKLLEKAFSIRLFSRKEITLLQLTNEKSLQQKGITVKQKRRNVQLALNPDTFSSEVVSAKEMKDIWSWIPERFALCEPQLLFTTSTHGCSLNRFYAHVEGYEPTLLLIRTCEADVCGAFLSTDWEERKRGGNKLGFFGTGECFVFRLKPEMERYEWVVIRHPELASTIKAQSSEVPAEDEAPPGKQNSGGDSLPVERPAADPSDRLSPFLSARHFHLNSRNTSMFMAGNFDSIIVGGGEGNALYIDSELNHGRTARCTTFDNPPLCSTESFQVALLEVWGFKDTMASDR